From Acinonyx jubatus isolate Ajub_Pintada_27869175 chromosome B2, VMU_Ajub_asm_v1.0, whole genome shotgun sequence, a single genomic window includes:
- the TBCC gene encoding tubulin-specific chaperone C, with the protein MSGQSQDALVGGLSQGAPGGSKAGERKLEVKMETASCSAAAANGAVGSQRDRSLVPERLQRREQERQLEVERRKQKRQNQEVEEEKSDFFAAAFARERAAVEELLEGGESMERLEEAAARLQGLQKLVNDSVLFLAAYDLRQGQEALTRLQTTLAERRQELQPKKRFAFKTRRKDAASAAKVDSAPGAPAAEGILASPPPLKEEGGIGSSWVFGFSNVESQVLEKRAEELHQRDVLLTELSKCTVRLYGNPNTLRLAKARSCTVLCGPVSTSVFLEDCSDCVLAVACQQLRVHTTRDTRIFLQVTSRAIVEDCSGIQFAPYTWSYPGIDKDFEGSGLDRSKNNWNDVDDFNWLARDMASPNWSILPEEERMVQWD; encoded by the coding sequence ATGTCCGGCCAATCACAGGACGCGTTGGTGGGAGGCCTCTCGCAGGGCGCGCCAGGAGGAAGCAAGGCAGGAGAAAGGAAGCTTGAAGTCAAGATGGAGACTGCCAGTTGCTCCGCCGCCGCGGCGAATGGGGCCGTGGGGTCGCAGCGGGACCGGAGCCTGGTGCCTGAGCGGCTTCAGAGACGAGAGCAAGAGCGTCAACTGGAGGTGGAAAGGCGGAAGCAAAAGCGGCAGAaccaggaggtggaggaggagaagagcgACTTTTTCGCTGCCGCCTTCGCTCGGGAGCGAGCGGCCGTGGAAGAGCTTCTGGAGGGCGGAGAATCCATGGAGCGGCTGGAGGAGGCGGCCGCTCGGCTCCAGGGCCTGCAGAAACTTGTCAACGACTCGGTTTTGTTCCTGGCCGCCTACGACCTGCGGCAGGGACAGGAGGCGCTGACGCGGCTACAGACGACCCTGGCCGAGCGGCGCCAGGAGCTGCAGCCCAAGAAGCGTTTCGCTTTCAAGACCCGGAGGAAGGACGCTGCTTCGGCCGCCAAAGTAGACTCCGCTCCTGGAGCCCCGGCGGCAGAAGGCATCCTGGCCTCCCCGCCGCCCttgaaggaggagggaggcatcGGCTCCAGCTGGGTCTTCGGCTTCTCCAATGTGGAGTCCCAAGTCTTGGAGAAGAGGGCAGAGGAGCTGCACCAGCGTGACGTTCTTTTGACCGAACTGAGCAAATGCACAGTCAGACTGTATGGCAATCCCAACACCCTGCGGCTGGCCAAAGCCCGAAGTTGCACTGTGCTCTGCGGCCCAGTGTCCACCTCTGTGTTCCTGGAGGACTGCAGTGATTGCGTGCTGGCCGTGGCCTGCCAACAGCTGCGCGTACACACTACGAGAGACACCCGCATCTTCTTGCAGGTGACCAGTAGGGCCATCGTGGAAGACTGTAGCGGGATCCAGTTCGCCCCTTATACCTGGAGCTACCCGGGTATCGACAAGGACTTCGAGGGCTCTGGTTTAGATAGGAGCAAAAATAACTGGAACGACGTCGACGATTTTAACTGGCTGGCCCGGGATATGGCCTCCCCAAACTGGAGTATTCTTCCTGAAGAAGAGCGAATGGTCCAGTGGGACTAA